From a single Sphingobium lignivorans genomic region:
- the plsX gene encoding phosphate acyltransferase PlsX, translating into MTLPRIAIDAMGGDEGVRTIVAGVALARRRHEGLRFILFGDEAQIQDALGHHPNLSRAAEIVHTDRVVAATDKPSQAIRQSRGSSMGLAIQAVKNGDAMAAVSAGNTGALMAMAKLALRTLPGIDRPALAAFLPTLGDNDVVMLDLGANTECDARNLVQFAIMGAAYARVVLDLETPRVRLLNIGTEELKGTDEIRDAAAFLRTASGLPLRFDGFIEGDRIGSGDADVIVSEGFAGNIALKTAEGTARFVTDVLRRAFTSSLRSKAGFLLSKPALHLLKVHLDPNNHNGAVFLGLNGMVVKSHGGADEKGIANAVHVAARLVEADLAARIAGDMARVGPILSEEMIAK; encoded by the coding sequence GTGACACTGCCGCGAATCGCGATTGATGCGATGGGCGGCGATGAAGGCGTGCGCACCATCGTGGCGGGCGTCGCGCTCGCGCGACGGCGCCACGAGGGGCTGCGCTTCATCCTGTTCGGCGATGAAGCCCAGATCCAGGACGCGCTCGGCCATCACCCCAATCTCTCCCGCGCGGCCGAGATCGTTCATACCGATCGTGTCGTCGCCGCGACGGACAAGCCCAGTCAGGCGATTCGCCAGTCGCGCGGCAGCTCCATGGGGCTCGCCATCCAGGCCGTGAAGAACGGGGATGCGATGGCGGCCGTCTCGGCGGGCAACACCGGCGCGCTGATGGCGATGGCCAAGCTCGCCTTGCGGACGCTGCCCGGCATCGATCGTCCCGCCCTCGCGGCCTTTCTGCCCACCCTCGGCGACAATGATGTCGTGATGCTGGACCTTGGCGCGAACACCGAGTGTGATGCGCGCAATCTCGTCCAGTTCGCGATCATGGGCGCGGCTTATGCCCGCGTGGTGCTGGATCTGGAGACGCCGCGTGTGCGGCTGCTCAACATCGGGACCGAGGAGCTCAAGGGCACCGACGAGATTCGCGATGCCGCGGCGTTCCTGCGCACGGCGTCGGGGCTTCCCCTGCGGTTTGATGGCTTCATCGAGGGTGATCGCATCGGCAGCGGCGATGCGGACGTGATCGTCTCGGAAGGCTTTGCCGGCAACATCGCGCTCAAGACGGCGGAAGGCACCGCCCGGTTCGTGACTGACGTGCTGCGCCGCGCCTTCACCAGTTCCCTGCGCTCGAAGGCGGGCTTTCTCCTGTCGAAGCCGGCGCTGCATCTCCTCAAGGTCCATCTCGATCCCAACAATCACAATGGCGCGGTCTTTCTGGGCCTGAACGGCATGGTGGTGAAAAGCCATGGCGGCGCGGACGAGAAGGGCATCGCCAATGCGGTGCATGTGGCCGCCCGTCTGGTGGAAGCCGATCTGGCCGCGCGGATCGCCGGGGACATGGCGCGCGTCGGCCCCATATTGAGCGAGGAAATGATCGCCAAATGA
- a CDS encoding helicase C-terminal domain-containing protein: MALSSLPVPLPPALHANHAGIWLSDGGDDVLSLSRGEALARAADTPLLMVNAPLLGARLGHADLSGLDLLELFAFLFPARFVIPTVAGLARALGMAPPANDTQATALVPHLALAMLDWAGRPDWAEREGAWTSLKQLERLRWSWVPLLRDRIAQPAQAERWLFSRLPQWEDQPPRPQPRPVTLADEEVLGRLAALTGQGAETRSGQRDFSLAAADGFDPRTRQDIPNIVLAEAGTGIGKTLGYLAPATLWAERAGGTVWISTYTKALQRQLDREARRHYPDDASFRRHVVIRKGRENYLCLLNLEDALQGGFAGRAAVLAQFVARWAAYSRDGDMVGGDMPGWLPALFRRAGATALTDRRGECIYAGCPHFRTCFIERASRASQGADIVIANHALVMINAARGRETQGAPTRIVFDEGHHLFDAADSTFAAALTGREAIELRRWIMGPEKERRGRRRGLAARLSDVASYDADGAHAIDDAREAARALPGEEWMRRVHERAPDGEIEALLCAVRDTVYARAERDGKETDPGYGLEVDLAEADGALIDAATEGAAALEALLTPLQRLAKRLVAVIELAPDWLDAPARARIDGAISALGWRCDLLRSWIALLLRVGSAPDPDFVDWLAVDRAEGREYDIGLHRHWLDPTRPLAEVVLQPAHGVLVTSATLRAGGDVDTAIGRTGASHLAATPRWFDVESPFDYASQSEVLIVTDIKRGDLPALAGAYARLIEAAGGGTLGLFTAIRRLRSVQARIADRLARAGLPLYAQHVDPFDPATLIDMFRDDPRASLLGTDALRDGVDVPGDSLRLVVMEGVPWPKPSVLNAVRRQASGAPTAHDDRQVRARLAQAFGRLIRRADDRGQFVILSAAMPSRLLGAFPPGVPILRIPLDEAIERVRSRLGSATKLRQEAQNGSRIEGVPTRE, from the coding sequence GTGGCTCTCTCTTCCCTCCCCGTCCCGCTTCCGCCCGCGCTGCACGCCAACCATGCCGGGATCTGGCTGAGCGACGGGGGTGACGACGTCCTTTCCCTGAGCCGGGGCGAAGCACTGGCGCGTGCGGCCGACACACCGCTGCTGATGGTGAATGCCCCGCTGCTCGGCGCGCGCCTGGGCCATGCGGACCTCTCCGGACTCGACCTGCTCGAACTCTTCGCTTTCCTCTTCCCCGCGCGTTTCGTCATTCCCACGGTCGCCGGGCTGGCGCGCGCGCTCGGCATGGCGCCACCGGCCAACGATACCCAAGCGACCGCGCTGGTGCCGCACCTCGCTCTTGCCATGCTGGACTGGGCCGGGCGGCCGGACTGGGCCGAGCGCGAAGGCGCATGGACGAGCCTGAAGCAGCTCGAGCGGCTGCGCTGGAGCTGGGTGCCGCTGCTGCGCGACCGGATCGCCCAGCCCGCGCAGGCCGAGCGCTGGCTGTTCAGCCGCCTGCCGCAATGGGAGGACCAGCCGCCGCGTCCGCAGCCCCGCCCGGTGACGCTGGCCGACGAGGAGGTGCTCGGCCGGCTCGCCGCCCTGACCGGGCAGGGCGCCGAGACGCGCAGCGGCCAGCGCGACTTCTCGCTCGCCGCCGCCGACGGCTTCGATCCGCGCACGCGGCAGGACATACCCAATATCGTGCTGGCCGAGGCCGGCACCGGCATCGGCAAGACGCTGGGCTATCTCGCGCCAGCCACGCTCTGGGCGGAACGCGCGGGCGGCACCGTGTGGATCTCCACCTACACCAAGGCGCTGCAACGCCAGCTCGACCGCGAAGCCCGCCGCCATTATCCGGACGACGCCAGCTTCCGCCGGCATGTGGTCATCCGCAAGGGCCGCGAGAACTATCTCTGTCTGCTCAACCTGGAAGACGCGCTGCAAGGCGGCTTCGCGGGGCGCGCGGCCGTGCTCGCGCAGTTCGTGGCGCGCTGGGCGGCCTATTCGCGCGACGGCGACATGGTGGGCGGCGACATGCCGGGATGGCTGCCCGCCCTCTTCCGCCGCGCGGGGGCTACCGCGCTCACCGACCGGCGCGGCGAATGCATCTATGCCGGCTGCCCGCATTTCCGCACCTGCTTCATCGAGCGCGCGAGCCGGGCGAGCCAGGGCGCGGACATCGTCATCGCCAATCATGCGCTGGTGATGATCAATGCCGCGCGCGGGCGCGAGACGCAGGGCGCGCCGACGCGGATCGTCTTCGACGAGGGCCACCATCTCTTCGACGCGGCCGATTCGACCTTCGCCGCCGCGCTGACCGGCCGCGAGGCCATCGAGCTGCGCCGCTGGATCATGGGGCCGGAGAAGGAGCGGCGCGGACGGCGGCGGGGCCTTGCGGCGCGCCTCTCCGACGTGGCGAGCTACGACGCCGACGGCGCTCACGCCATCGACGACGCGCGCGAGGCGGCGCGGGCGCTGCCGGGCGAGGAGTGGATGCGTCGCGTGCACGAACGCGCGCCGGACGGCGAGATCGAGGCGCTGCTCTGCGCGGTGCGCGACACCGTCTATGCCCGCGCCGAGCGTGACGGGAAGGAAACCGACCCCGGCTATGGGCTGGAAGTGGACCTGGCCGAGGCCGATGGCGCTCTGATCGATGCCGCGACGGAAGGCGCGGCGGCGCTCGAGGCGCTGCTGACGCCACTGCAGCGGCTCGCCAAGCGGCTCGTCGCCGTGATCGAACTCGCGCCCGACTGGCTCGACGCGCCGGCCCGGGCCCGCATCGACGGCGCGATCTCCGCGCTCGGCTGGCGGTGCGACCTGCTGCGCAGCTGGATCGCCCTGCTGCTGCGCGTGGGCAGCGCGCCGGACCCCGATTTCGTCGACTGGCTTGCCGTCGACCGCGCGGAGGGGCGCGAATATGACATCGGCCTGCATCGCCACTGGCTCGACCCCACCCGGCCGCTGGCCGAAGTGGTGCTGCAGCCGGCGCATGGCGTGCTCGTCACATCCGCCACCCTGCGCGCGGGCGGCGACGTGGACACGGCGATTGGCCGCACCGGCGCCAGCCATCTCGCCGCCACGCCGCGATGGTTCGATGTGGAAAGCCCGTTCGATTATGCCAGCCAGAGCGAAGTGCTGATCGTTACGGACATCAAGCGCGGCGACCTGCCCGCGCTGGCGGGCGCCTATGCGCGGCTCATCGAGGCAGCGGGCGGCGGCACGCTCGGCCTCTTCACGGCCATCCGTCGGCTGCGATCCGTGCAGGCGCGAATCGCGGATCGGCTCGCGCGGGCCGGGCTGCCGCTCTACGCGCAGCATGTCGACCCTTTCGACCCGGCGACCCTGATCGACATGTTCCGCGACGATCCGCGCGCCTCGCTGCTGGGCACCGACGCGCTGCGCGACGGCGTGGACGTGCCGGGCGATTCGCTGCGCCTCGTCGTGATGGAAGGCGTGCCATGGCCCAAGCCATCGGTGCTGAACGCGGTGCGGCGCCAGGCGAGCGGCGCCCCGACGGCGCATGACGACCGGCAGGTTCGCGCCCGGCTGGCGCAGGCCTTCGGCCGCCTCATCCGCCGCGCGGACGATCGCGGCCAGTTCGTGATCCTCTCCGCCGCCATGCCGAGCAGGCTGCTGGGCGCCTTTCCCCCCGGCGTCCCGATCCTGCGCATCCCGCTCGACGAAGCGATCGAAAGAGTGCGCTCCCGGCTTGGTTCCGCTACGAAATTGAGGCAGGAGGCGCAGAACGGGTCGCGGATCGAGGGAGTGCCGACAAGGGAATGA
- a CDS encoding lysine--tRNA ligase, with translation MTTRAISPELREAARVSKAWPYEEARKLLKRYPGGKPDGAPVLFETGYGPSGLPHIGTFNEVLRTTIVRHAYEELSGAPTRLVAFSDDMDGLRKVPDNVPNQAMLADYLGKPLTQVPDPFGKFESFAHHNNAMLRDFLDSYGFDYEFVSSTDMYRGGQFDDALKNVLRHYQAIMDIMLPTLRKERQATYSPVLPVSPKSGSVLQVPIEVVDADAGIVRFTDEGDVIEQSILSGGAKLQWKVDWAMRWVALGVDYEMAGKDLIDSVTQSSKIARALGGRPPEGFNYEMFLDEKGEKISKSKGNGLSIEQWLTYGTRESLAFYIYREPKAAKQLHIGVIPRAVDDYEQFRAAYAGQPLDKQLGNPVHHIHNGDVPQDGLPVTFGLLLNLVGVMGADATEHQVWAYLRNYAPDATVERYPRLGGLVRHALAYNRDFIAPTLRRRAPEAHEAMALRELDAQLAALDPQAGAEEIQNIVYAIGKDPHYGFEQLRDWFKALYETLLGAEQGPRMGSFIALYGVENSRALIARALEAAPA, from the coding sequence ATGACGACGCGTGCGATATCTCCCGAGCTCCGTGAAGCCGCCAGGGTCTCCAAGGCCTGGCCCTATGAGGAAGCGCGCAAGCTGCTCAAGCGCTATCCCGGCGGCAAGCCGGATGGCGCGCCGGTGCTGTTCGAGACCGGCTATGGTCCCTCGGGCCTGCCGCATATCGGCACCTTCAACGAAGTGCTGCGCACCACCATCGTGCGCCATGCCTATGAGGAGCTGTCCGGCGCGCCCACGCGCCTCGTCGCGTTCAGCGATGACATGGACGGGCTGCGCAAGGTGCCGGACAATGTGCCCAATCAGGCCATGCTGGCGGATTATCTCGGCAAGCCGCTCACACAGGTGCCTGATCCCTTCGGCAAGTTCGAGAGCTTCGCGCATCACAACAACGCGATGCTGCGCGACTTTCTGGACAGCTACGGCTTCGACTATGAGTTCGTCTCCTCGACTGACATGTATCGCGGCGGCCAGTTCGACGACGCGCTGAAGAATGTCCTGCGCCATTATCAGGCGATCATGGACATCATGCTGCCGACGCTGCGCAAGGAGCGGCAGGCGACATATTCGCCGGTCCTCCCGGTCAGCCCGAAGAGCGGGAGCGTGCTGCAGGTCCCCATCGAGGTGGTGGATGCCGATGCCGGTATCGTGCGCTTCACAGATGAAGGCGATGTGATCGAGCAGTCCATCCTGTCCGGCGGCGCCAAGCTGCAGTGGAAGGTCGACTGGGCGATGCGCTGGGTCGCGCTCGGCGTCGATTACGAGATGGCCGGCAAGGACCTGATCGACAGCGTCACGCAAAGCTCCAAGATCGCCCGCGCGCTCGGCGGCCGCCCGCCCGAGGGCTTCAATTACGAGATGTTCCTCGACGAGAAGGGCGAGAAGATCTCCAAGTCCAAGGGCAACGGCCTCTCGATCGAGCAGTGGTTGACCTATGGCACGCGGGAAAGCCTCGCTTTCTATATCTATCGCGAGCCCAAGGCGGCCAAGCAGCTCCATATCGGCGTGATTCCGCGCGCGGTGGACGATTATGAGCAGTTCCGCGCCGCTTATGCCGGCCAGCCGCTCGACAAGCAGCTCGGCAATCCCGTGCATCACATCCACAATGGCGATGTGCCGCAGGACGGGTTGCCGGTCACCTTCGGGCTGCTGCTCAATCTCGTCGGCGTCATGGGCGCGGATGCGACGGAGCATCAGGTCTGGGCCTATCTGCGCAATTATGCGCCCGACGCCACGGTGGAGCGCTATCCGCGCCTCGGCGGGCTGGTGCGTCATGCGCTGGCCTATAATCGCGATTTCATTGCGCCCACGCTGCGGCGGCGGGCGCCCGAAGCCCATGAGGCGATGGCCCTGCGCGAGCTGGATGCCCAGCTTGCCGCGCTCGATCCGCAGGCGGGGGCGGAGGAGATCCAGAACATCGTCTATGCGATCGGCAAGGATCCGCATTACGGCTTCGAGCAGCTTCGCGACTGGTTCAAGGCGCTTTACGAGACCTTGCTCGGGGCCGAGCAGGGGCCGCGCATGGGCAGCTTCATCGCGCTCTACGGCGTCGAGAACAGCCGCGCGCTGATCGCGCGGGCGCTGGAAGCCGCGCCTGCCTGA
- the rnk gene encoding nucleoside diphosphate kinase regulator: MTLSSPDRRPPVHMIETEADALTDLALAAAERLPQVSALLLEEVGRAEVHDAQDMPAGTVTMGATVDFTDEASGAQHCVQLVYPGEADIAAGRISILTPVGAGLIGLREGQSILWPDRGGAERTLRIDKVRHA, translated from the coding sequence ATGACCCTTTCCTCGCCCGACCGGCGCCCGCCGGTGCACATGATCGAGACCGAAGCCGACGCGCTGACCGATCTCGCCCTGGCCGCCGCCGAGCGCCTGCCCCAGGTGAGCGCGCTGCTGCTCGAGGAAGTGGGCCGCGCGGAGGTCCATGATGCGCAGGACATGCCGGCAGGCACCGTGACGATGGGCGCAACCGTCGACTTCACCGACGAGGCGAGCGGGGCGCAGCATTGCGTGCAGCTCGTCTATCCCGGCGAAGCGGATATCGCGGCCGGCCGCATCTCCATCCTCACGCCGGTCGGCGCCGGCCTCATCGGGCTGCGCGAAGGCCAGTCCATCCTCTGGCCCGACCGCGGCGGCGCCGAGCGCACCCTGCGCATCGACAAGGTGCGGCACGCCTGA
- a CDS encoding SixA phosphatase family protein, producing the protein MKRVIVLRHAKSDWSDAALRDFDRSLNDRGHRAAAVMGRWAAHHGLTFDAIIASPAARVVDTLRHFREAYGACPEPAYDLRIYLAAGTTLAEVLAETREPASSILLAGHSPGLEELILTAVPDDARSPLRDSVETKFPTAALAVLDFDVTDWASLAHDFAGRATLRSFMRPRDLDPALGPDQR; encoded by the coding sequence ATGAAGAGAGTCATCGTCCTGCGTCACGCGAAATCCGACTGGAGCGACGCCGCCTTGCGGGATTTCGACCGCAGCCTCAACGACCGGGGACATCGCGCCGCCGCCGTGATGGGCCGCTGGGCCGCTCATCATGGGCTGACCTTCGATGCCATCATTGCCTCGCCCGCCGCGCGGGTGGTCGATACGCTGCGCCATTTCCGCGAGGCTTATGGCGCGTGCCCCGAGCCGGCCTATGACCTGCGCATCTATCTGGCGGCCGGAACGACGCTGGCCGAAGTGCTGGCGGAGACGCGGGAGCCGGCTTCGAGCATCCTGCTCGCCGGGCACAGCCCCGGGCTGGAGGAGCTGATCCTCACCGCCGTGCCCGACGATGCGCGATCGCCACTGCGCGATTCGGTCGAGACCAAATTCCCTACCGCCGCGCTTGCCGTGCTGGATTTCGATGTCACGGACTGGGCGAGCCTGGCCCATGATTTCGCCGGGCGGGCAACGCTGCGCAGCTTCATGCGGCCGCGCGATCTCGACCCGGCACTGGGCCCGGACCAGCGCTGA
- a CDS encoding response regulator: MIELSGPHAHALIIEDNMIMSRAIEAQLMAAGFRSIDHARTRARAMTLARAQSPDVVVLGEHVDQWAGIAAAQELSHRDGTAVMMVTTDPQFWRRPFPEDVPVRGPYRIDQLSRAFGARRQGSAAPVA, encoded by the coding sequence ATGATCGAACTGAGCGGCCCCCATGCCCACGCCCTCATCATCGAGGACAACATGATCATGAGCCGCGCGATCGAAGCCCAGCTCATGGCGGCCGGTTTCCGCTCCATCGATCATGCCCGCACCCGGGCACGGGCCATGACACTGGCCCGGGCGCAGTCGCCCGATGTTGTGGTGTTGGGCGAGCATGTCGATCAATGGGCGGGGATCGCCGCCGCGCAGGAACTCAGCCATCGCGACGGGACGGCGGTGATGATGGTCACCACCGATCCGCAGTTCTGGCGGCGCCCCTTCCCCGAGGATGTTCCCGTGCGCGGGCCTTATCGCATCGATCAGCTGAGCCGCGCCTTCGGGGCCCGGCGGCAGGGAAGCGCAGCGCCCGTCGCGTGA
- the adhP gene encoding alcohol dehydrogenase AdhP, which translates to MQKTMKAAVVRAFGKPLVIEEVKVPEVGPGQILVKVAAAGVCHTDLHAAEGDWPVKPTPPFIPGHERVGHVVAVGAGVTHVREGDRVGVPWLYSACGHCVHCLGGWETLCEAQQNTGYSVNGSFAEYVLADPNYVGHLPANVGFVEIAPVLCAGVTVYKGLKVTDTKPGDWVAISGIGGLGHMAVQYAKAMGLNVVAVDIDDEKLTLAERLGADLSVNALNTDPAAFVRKEIGGAQGVLVTAVSPKAFQQAMGMARRGGTVSLNGLPPGDFPVSIFDTVLNGTAIRGSIVGTRLDLQEALDFAQAGKVHATVKTDALENINDVFARMHHGEIEGRIVLDFEGAGTPA; encoded by the coding sequence ATGCAGAAGACCATGAAAGCCGCCGTCGTCCGCGCGTTCGGCAAGCCCCTCGTCATCGAGGAAGTGAAGGTGCCCGAAGTCGGTCCCGGCCAGATCCTCGTCAAGGTCGCTGCGGCCGGCGTCTGCCACACGGATCTCCATGCCGCCGAGGGCGACTGGCCGGTCAAGCCGACGCCGCCCTTCATTCCGGGGCATGAGAGGGTGGGGCATGTGGTCGCGGTGGGCGCCGGAGTCACGCATGTGCGCGAGGGCGATCGGGTCGGCGTTCCGTGGCTCTACAGCGCATGCGGCCATTGCGTGCACTGCCTGGGCGGCTGGGAGACGCTGTGCGAGGCGCAGCAGAACACAGGCTATTCGGTGAACGGCAGCTTCGCCGAATATGTCCTCGCCGATCCGAACTATGTCGGCCATCTGCCCGCCAATGTGGGTTTCGTCGAAATCGCGCCGGTACTTTGCGCTGGCGTCACGGTCTACAAGGGGCTGAAGGTCACGGACACCAAGCCGGGCGACTGGGTCGCGATATCGGGCATCGGCGGGCTGGGGCACATGGCGGTGCAATATGCCAAGGCAATGGGGCTCAATGTCGTGGCGGTCGATATCGACGACGAGAAGCTGACGCTCGCGGAGCGGCTCGGTGCCGACCTGTCGGTCAATGCGCTCAATACCGATCCGGCCGCCTTCGTCCGAAAGGAGATCGGCGGCGCGCAGGGCGTGCTGGTGACGGCGGTGAGCCCCAAGGCGTTCCAGCAGGCGATGGGCATGGCCCGCCGGGGCGGCACGGTCTCCCTCAATGGCCTGCCGCCGGGTGATTTCCCGGTGTCCATCTTCGACACGGTGCTGAACGGGACCGCCATCCGGGGCTCGATCGTCGGCACGCGGCTCGATCTCCAGGAAGCGCTGGATTTCGCGCAGGCGGGGAAAGTCCACGCGACGGTGAAGACCGATGCGCTGGAGAACATCAATGACGTGTTCGCGCGGATGCACCATGGCGAGATCGAGGGGCGCATCGTCCTCGATTTCGAGGGCGCCGGAACGCCGGCCTAG
- the rpmF gene encoding 50S ribosomal protein L32, protein MAVPKRKTTPSKRGMRRSHDTLRVEAFQECPNCGELKRPHNLCTACGHYNGREVVAIGA, encoded by the coding sequence ATGGCTGTCCCTAAGAGAAAAACCACGCCGTCCAAGCGCGGCATGCGCCGCAGCCATGATACGCTGCGCGTCGAGGCGTTCCAGGAATGCCCGAATTGCGGCGAGCTGAAGCGTCCGCACAATCTGTGCACTGCCTGCGGGCATTATAACGGCCGCGAAGTCGTCGCGATCGGCGCCTGA
- a CDS encoding integration host factor subunit alpha: MSADETLTRAEIAEQLNRQIGLSRAESAQLVEQVLELVTEALEHGENVKISGFGTFVLRDKNERIGRNPKTGIEVSITPRRVLTFRPSQSLRDRVAGA; encoded by the coding sequence ATGAGTGCTGATGAAACCTTGACCCGTGCCGAGATCGCCGAGCAGCTCAATCGCCAGATCGGCCTGTCGCGCGCGGAGTCGGCGCAACTGGTCGAACAGGTGCTGGAACTGGTGACCGAAGCGCTGGAACATGGCGAGAATGTGAAGATTTCCGGCTTCGGGACATTCGTGCTGCGCGACAAGAATGAGCGGATCGGCCGCAATCCCAAGACCGGCATCGAGGTCTCGATCACGCCGCGCCGGGTGCTGACCTTCCGTCCGAGCCAGTCGCTGCGCGATCGCGTCGCGGGCGCCTGA
- a CDS encoding PilZ domain-containing protein, with protein sequence METQVERQRRIGVEIPVTITTVLDSLEAAIADMTEHGAQVIGCTLPAGTRFQIEYMGQTLYAQCRWAEVDRMGVKFSFPLTDGPLHERLMLARASQLPGEAPTGTHLAYEPMQARLGGQGLRSFGRATGGFGRRTG encoded by the coding sequence ATGGAAACACAGGTTGAGCGGCAAAGGCGGATCGGCGTCGAAATCCCGGTGACGATCACGACTGTGCTCGACTCGCTGGAGGCGGCCATCGCCGACATGACCGAACATGGCGCGCAGGTCATCGGCTGCACCCTGCCGGCCGGAACGCGCTTCCAGATCGAATATATGGGCCAGACCCTCTACGCCCAGTGCCGCTGGGCCGAAGTGGATCGCATGGGCGTGAAATTCTCCTTCCCGCTCACCGACGGCCCCCTGCACGAGCGGCTGATGCTCGCGCGCGCCAGCCAGCTGCCCGGCGAGGCACCGACCGGCACGCACCTCGCTTATGAACCGATGCAGGCGCGGCTCGGCGGACAGGGCCTGCGCTCCTTCGGCCGCGCGACCGGGGGCTTCGGCCGCCGCACGGGCTGA
- a CDS encoding beta-ketoacyl-ACP synthase III encodes MTLRSVIMGTGSALPRRCVDNAELATMVDTSDEWIVGRTGIRTRYIAGEGETTSTLATEASRKALEAAGMVPGDIDLIVLATATPDQTFPASATIVQAALGINDCVAFDVAAVCSGFLYAITVADNMLRGGAAKTALVIGAETFSRILDWEDRATCVLFGDGAGAVVLQAQDTDEATGRGILASRLHADGRHNGLLNVDGGPSTTGTVGKVRMKGQDVFRHAVVNLAQVMREVLEDVGVTPDQVDWVIPHQANARILDATARKLGLDPARVVVTVDRHANTSAASVPLALDTAVRDGRVKQGDLVVLEAMGGGFTWAASILRY; translated from the coding sequence ATGACCTTGCGTTCCGTGATCATGGGAACGGGTTCGGCCCTGCCGCGCCGCTGTGTCGACAATGCCGAGCTGGCCACGATGGTGGACACGAGCGACGAGTGGATCGTCGGGCGCACCGGTATCCGGACCCGCTATATCGCGGGCGAAGGCGAGACGACGTCCACGCTTGCCACCGAGGCATCGCGCAAGGCGCTCGAGGCGGCCGGCATGGTCCCCGGCGACATCGATCTCATCGTGCTGGCGACGGCGACGCCCGACCAGACCTTTCCGGCCAGCGCGACGATCGTTCAGGCCGCGCTCGGCATCAACGATTGCGTCGCGTTCGACGTCGCGGCGGTCTGCTCCGGCTTCCTTTATGCCATCACCGTTGCGGACAACATGCTGCGCGGCGGCGCTGCGAAGACTGCGCTCGTCATCGGCGCGGAAACCTTCAGCCGCATCCTGGACTGGGAGGATCGCGCGACCTGCGTCCTGTTCGGGGACGGCGCAGGCGCGGTCGTGCTGCAGGCGCAGGATACGGACGAGGCGACCGGGCGGGGCATCCTCGCCAGCCGCCTGCATGCCGATGGACGCCATAACGGGCTGCTGAATGTCGATGGCGGGCCGTCCACCACCGGCACTGTCGGCAAGGTGCGCATGAAGGGGCAGGACGTGTTCCGCCATGCCGTCGTCAATCTCGCCCAGGTCATGCGCGAAGTGCTGGAGGATGTCGGCGTCACGCCCGATCAGGTGGATTGGGTGATCCCGCACCAGGCCAATGCGCGCATTCTGGACGCGACCGCGCGCAAGCTCGGGCTCGATCCCGCGCGCGTGGTGGTGACGGTGGACCGGCATGCCAACACCTCGGCCGCCTCGGTTCCGCTGGCGCTCGACACGGCCGTGCGGGACGGGCGAGTCAAGCAAGGCGATCTCGTCGTGCTGGAGGCGATGGGCGGCGGTTTCACATGGGCCGCTTCGATCCTGCGCTACTGA